DNA from Rhizobacter sp. J219:
CCTTCTTCCTCATCTCCGGCCCGTGCGTGGTCGAGTCCGAGCAATTGCAGATGGACGTCGCCGGCCGTCTCAAGGAGATCACCTCCGCGCTCGGCATCCCCTTCATCTTCAAGAGCAGCTACGACAAGGCCAACCGGTCGTCGGGCACCTCGTTCCGCGGCCCGGGCATGGAAAAAGGCCTGGAGATCCTCGCCAAGGTAAAACGCGAGCTGAACGTGCCCATCCTGACCGACGTTCACAGCGAGGCCGAGATTCCCGCGGTGGCCAGCGTCGTCGACGTGCTGCAGACCCCCGCTTTCCTGTGCCGCCAGACCGACTTCATCCACGCGGTGGCGCAGTCGGGCAAGCCGGTCAACATCAAGAAGGGCCAGTTCTTGGCGCCGCACGACATGAAGAACGTGATCGACAAGGCCCGTGCGGCGGCCAAGGCCAAGGGCCTGAACGAAGACAACTTCATGGCCTGCGAGCGGGGCGCGAGCTTCGGTTACAACAACCTCGTCTCCGACATGCGCTCGCTGGCGATCATGCGCGAGACGGGTGCGCCGGTCGTGTTCGACGCCACGCACTCGGTGCAACTGCCGGGTGGCCAGGGCACGGCTTCGGGCGGTCAACGCGAATTCGTGCCGGTGCTCTCTCGTGCCGCGATCGCGGTGGGTGTGGCGGGTGTGTTCATGGAAACGCACCCCGACCCGAAGAACGCGATGAGCGACGGGCCGAACGCCGTGCCGTTGAAGCACATGAAGGCACTGCTCGAACAGCTGGTCGCCCTCGACCGCGTGATCAAGCAGCAGCCGCTGCTCGAAAACGACTTCTCCTGCTGAACGCCATGAGCGCCTACATCATTGCGGACGTGACGGTGACCGACGCCGAGAAGATGGCTAAGTACCGCGAGTGGTCCACGAAAGCCATGCAGGAGCACGGCGCCGAGATCCTGGTGCGTGGGGGCGAGTTCGAGGTGCTCGAAGGCCCGTGGACACCCAGCCGCATCATCGTGCTGCGCTTTCCCGACCGCGCCAAAGCCAAGGCCTTCTACGCCAGCGAGACCTACAGCCACGCCCGCACCCTGCGCGAAGGCGCCGGCATCATGCGCATGATCGTTGTCGATGGCGTGTAACGGCTAGCGGACGAGAATCGCCCCATAAATTCACCCAAAACTGCCAAGAGGAAGATAGATGAGTGCCATCGTTGACATCGTCGGCCGCGAGATTCTCGACAGCCGCGGCAACCCGACCGTCGAATGCGACGTGCTGTTGGAAAGCGGCACCATGGGCCGTGCCGCCGTGCCCTCGGGTGCGTCCACCGGCTCGCGCGAAGCCATCGAGCTGCGCGACGGCGACAAGAGTCGCTACCTCGGGAAGGGCGTTCTCAAGGCCGTCGAGCACATCAACACCGAGATCAGCGAAGCCGTGCTCGGCCTCGACGCCTCGGAGCAGGCTTTCCTCGACCGCACCCTGATTGACCTCGACGGCACCGAGAACAAGAGCCGCCTGGGCGCCAACGCCACGCTGGCCGTCTCGATGGCCGTGGCCCGCGCCGCGGCCGAAGAGTCGGGCCTGCCCCTCTACCGCTACTTCGGTGGCTCGGGCGCGATGCAGATGCCAGTGCCGATGATGAACGTCATCAACGGCGGCGCACACGCCAACAACAACCTCGACCTGCAGGAGCTGATGATCATCCCCGTGGGTGCCCCGAGCTTCCGCGAGGCGGTGCGCTATGGCGCCGAGGTGTTCCATGCGCTCAAGAAGATCATCGACGCCAAGGGCATGAGCACCGCCGTCGGCGACGAAGGCGGCTTCGCGCCCAGCGTGGCCAGCCATGAGGCCGCGATCCAGATGATCCTGGAAGCCATCGACAAGGCCGGCTACACCCCGGGCGAACACATCGCCATCGGCCTCGACTGCGCCGCCAGCGAGTTCTACAAGGACGGCAAGTACCACCTCGAAGGCGAAGGCCTGCAGCTGACCGCCCCCGAGTGGACCGACATCCTCGCCACCTGGTGCGACAAGTACCCGATCATCAGCATCGAAGACGGCATGCACGAAGGCGACTGGGACGGCTGGAAGCACCTCACCGAAAAGCTCGCCGGCAAGGTGCAGCTGGTGGGTGACGACCTCTTCGTCACCAACACCAAGATCCTGCGTGAAGGCATCGAGAAGCGCATCGCCAACTCGATCCTCATCAAGATCAACCAGATCGGCACGCTGACCGAGACCTTCGCCGCCATCGAGATGGCCAAGCGCGCCAATTACACCGCGGTGATCTCGCACCGCTCGGGCGAGACCGAAGACTCGACGATCGCCGACATTGCAGTCGGCACCAACGCCGGCCAGATCAAGACCGGCTCGATGAGCCGCTCCGACCGCATCGCCAAGTACAACCAGCTGCTGCGCATCGAGGAAGACCTCGGTGATGTGGCGTCGTACCCTGGCCGCGGCGCGTTCTACAACCTGCGCTAAGCCCACGCCGGCCCACACGTGCGCATCGTCACCCTCGCCCTGCTGGCGCTCATCGCGCTGGTGCATGCCGGTCTCTGGCTCGGCCGGTCGGGGGTGCCGCGCGTGATGGAGCTGGAAGGCAAGCTGCTCGAACAGAAGGCCCAGAACGAAGCCGCGCACGAGCGCAACGAGCAGCTGCTGGCCGAGGTCAGCGACCTCAAGGAAGGCCTGGAGATGGTCGAGGAAAAAGCGCGCTTCGAGCTGGGCATGGTCAAGCCGGACGAGATCTACGTCCAGGTCACGCCCAAGCGCTAGCGCCGCATGGATGCCCTGCTGCAGGCTCTGCAGCCGATCTTCGCCGCACCCTTCACGCTTCTCGGCTCGCCCGTCACCTGGCTCGAGATCGTGGCCTTCGTGCTCGCCATCGTCATGGTGGTGTGCAACATGCGCGTCAATCCCATCGCCTGGCCGCTCGCCATCGCGAGCTCGCTGTTGTACTTCCTGCTCTTCTGGAACAGCAAGCTCTACGGCGAAGCGGGGCTGCAGATCTTCTTCGTGGTGGTCGCCAGCTGGGGCTGGTGGCAATGGCTGCGAGGCACGCAGGACGACGGCAAACCGCTGCAGGTGCGCTCGCTTGCACCGAACGCACGCTGGGGCCTGCTGCTGACGCTGGCCATCGCCTGGCCCGCGACCGGCCTCTTCCTCGCCCGCACCACCGACACCGACGTGCCCTGGTGGGACGCCTTTCCCACCGCCGCCAGCCTGCTCGGCCAGTGGCTGCTCGGCCGCAAGTACGTCGAGAACTGGACGGCCTGGCTGGTCGTCAACACCGTCAGCGTCGCACTCTTCGCCTACAAGGGCCTGTGGCTGACGGTGGTGCTCTACGCGATCTTCATCGTGATGTCTGTCGCCGGCCTGCGCGCATGGAAGCGCCTGGCCGTCGCGGCATGAGCCTCGCCCGGCCGCCCGTAGAGGCTCGTTCCCGCTTGGCGGGACCGCACGAAGTGCGTGGGGTGCCCCATTGAGCGGCGTCATCACGATCGTCGGCGCCGAAAGCACGGGCAAGACCACCCTGGCGGCGGAGCTGGCCGAAGCACTCGCGCAAAAGGGCTTGCGCGTGGCACGCATCGACGAGTACCTGCGCGAGTTCTGCTTGGCACGGGGGCGCACCCCTCACGTCCACGAGCAGGTGGGCATCGCACAGGAACAGGCACGCCGCATCGAAGCCGCCATGGTCACGCACGACATCGTCGTCGCCGACACCTCGGCGCTGATGATCGCCGTTTACAGCGATCTGATCTTCGGCGATGCCAGCCTCTACGCCATGGCCGAAGCCGAACAGCGGCGCTATCGCCACACGCTGTTGACCGCACTCGATCTGCCCTGGGAAGCCGATGGACACATGCGAGACGGCGCACATGTGCGCGAGCCGGTGACCGCGCTGGTGCGCGCCAGCCTCGTGCGGGCGAACGTGCCGTATGCGGTCGTCAGCGGCGAAGGGCCGCAGCGGCTGCGGTCTGCGCTCGCCGCGATCGGCCACGCATTGCCCGACGAGTCACCGCAGCGCCCCTGGCAGTGGGTCTGCGAGCGCTGCGGCGATGCCGACTGCGAACGCCACCTGCTCGCACGAGGCGATGTCTAGCTCGCCTGTCCGAGCGACACCACCGCGAGGATGATCGCGCCGAACACCATGTTGGCGCTGACCCAGAAACGGATCTCCTGCAGCGCCGCACCACCGGCCGGCCACTCCTGCGCAGCCACCGCCCGCTGCAGCCGGCGATAGAGCGCAAAGCGGATGTGTCCATACACCAGGGCCATCAAGACGCCCAGCCCAGCCATCACGTACCAGTCGGCCGGGGCGTTGAACGGAGTCCCCGTCTGATGCGTGCTCCGCACCGCCCAGCCCCACATGCCGGCGCCGGTGGCGAGCGTCACCAGCACCAGCCCGGCCACGATGTTGAGGAAGCGGCCCAGTGCATCGGCCATCAGCGGCAGCCGCTGCGGCGGCGGCAGCGCGGCGGCGGCGGGCCGCAGGCAGAAATGCGCGAACACCATGCCGCCCAGCCAGATGATGATCGCGGCCCAGTGCAGGAGTTTCAGCAGTGCGTAGACCATGGGGTGGTGTCAGTTGAGTGTGGTGGTGCCGGGCTGCTGCCGGCTTTGCGGCGTGAAGAGCTCGCCCACGTCCACCACGTCGAAGTGGTACTTCACGCCGCAGAAGTCGCAGCCGATCTCGACGCGTCCCTGCTCGACTACGATGCCGTCGACCTCCTCGCGCCCGAGCGACTTGAGCATGTTGCCCACCCGCTCGCGCGAGCAGCTGCAGGCGAACCTCGGGTGCTGTGGCTCGTAGCGCAGGACCTTCTCTTCCCAGAAGAGGCGGCGCAGGATGGTGTCGGCATCGAGCGTCAGCAGCTCGTCGCTGGTCAGCGTGGCGGCGAGC
Protein-coding regions in this window:
- a CDS encoding DUF1330 domain-containing protein — translated: MSAYIIADVTVTDAEKMAKYREWSTKAMQEHGAEILVRGGEFEVLEGPWTPSRIIVLRFPDRAKAKAFYASETYSHARTLREGAGIMRMIVVDGV
- a CDS encoding ATP-binding protein, which produces MSGVITIVGAESTGKTTLAAELAEALAQKGLRVARIDEYLREFCLARGRTPHVHEQVGIAQEQARRIEAAMVTHDIVVADTSALMIAVYSDLIFGDASLYAMAEAEQRRYRHTLLTALDLPWEADGHMRDGAHVREPVTALVRASLVRANVPYAVVSGEGPQRLRSALAAIGHALPDESPQRPWQWVCERCGDADCERHLLARGDV
- a CDS encoding CopD family protein; this translates as MVYALLKLLHWAAIIIWLGGMVFAHFCLRPAAAALPPPQRLPLMADALGRFLNIVAGLVLVTLATGAGMWGWAVRSTHQTGTPFNAPADWYVMAGLGVLMALVYGHIRFALYRRLQRAVAAQEWPAGGAALQEIRFWVSANMVFGAIILAVVSLGQAS
- the pnuC gene encoding nicotinamide riboside transporter PnuC; this encodes MDALLQALQPIFAAPFTLLGSPVTWLEIVAFVLAIVMVVCNMRVNPIAWPLAIASSLLYFLLFWNSKLYGEAGLQIFFVVVASWGWWQWLRGTQDDGKPLQVRSLAPNARWGLLLTLAIAWPATGLFLARTTDTDVPWWDAFPTAASLLGQWLLGRKYVENWTAWLVVNTVSVALFAYKGLWLTVVLYAIFIVMSVAGLRAWKRLAVAA
- the eno gene encoding phosphopyruvate hydratase, translating into MSAIVDIVGREILDSRGNPTVECDVLLESGTMGRAAVPSGASTGSREAIELRDGDKSRYLGKGVLKAVEHINTEISEAVLGLDASEQAFLDRTLIDLDGTENKSRLGANATLAVSMAVARAAAEESGLPLYRYFGGSGAMQMPVPMMNVINGGAHANNNLDLQELMIIPVGAPSFREAVRYGAEVFHALKKIIDAKGMSTAVGDEGGFAPSVASHEAAIQMILEAIDKAGYTPGEHIAIGLDCAASEFYKDGKYHLEGEGLQLTAPEWTDILATWCDKYPIISIEDGMHEGDWDGWKHLTEKLAGKVQLVGDDLFVTNTKILREGIEKRIANSILIKINQIGTLTETFAAIEMAKRANYTAVISHRSGETEDSTIADIAVGTNAGQIKTGSMSRSDRIAKYNQLLRIEEDLGDVASYPGRGAFYNLR
- the kdsA gene encoding 3-deoxy-8-phosphooctulonate synthase, which encodes MKLCGFDVGLNKPFFLISGPCVVESEQLQMDVAGRLKEITSALGIPFIFKSSYDKANRSSGTSFRGPGMEKGLEILAKVKRELNVPILTDVHSEAEIPAVASVVDVLQTPAFLCRQTDFIHAVAQSGKPVNIKKGQFLAPHDMKNVIDKARAAAKAKGLNEDNFMACERGASFGYNNLVSDMRSLAIMRETGAPVVFDATHSVQLPGGQGTASGGQREFVPVLSRAAIAVGVAGVFMETHPDPKNAMSDGPNAVPLKHMKALLEQLVALDRVIKQQPLLENDFSC
- a CDS encoding septum formation initiator family protein yields the protein MRIVTLALLALIALVHAGLWLGRSGVPRVMELEGKLLEQKAQNEAAHERNEQLLAEVSDLKEGLEMVEEKARFELGMVKPDEIYVQVTPKR